From one Culex quinquefasciatus strain JHB chromosome 3, VPISU_Cqui_1.0_pri_paternal, whole genome shotgun sequence genomic stretch:
- the LOC6036188 gene encoding LOW QUALITY PROTEIN: uncharacterized protein DDB_G0283357 (The sequence of the model RefSeq protein was modified relative to this genomic sequence to represent the inferred CDS: inserted 2 bases in 1 codon), translating into MFGSKLRSWMENHIVRPRKKGNKNKSGNSSKPFSYFLFQRQRARGGTTTTIGSPARRSEVSPIQNHTTSRRGWQSPNQDQLPSLSPRSDDYRQYQYQQQQNQQHHQHYQLQQQQLQSPAPIYGNGTLPSGSGGGYKLSSNGYIPNQNHQQGMSSSPRSITRDGFRTLEAGGNYSKSVDSGNFSTAMYGIKEEGYRKSSGGGGSGVISSGNVMVNTLNYSTATSSSNELLEDLQHIEANRLKRGQHTKISSSSSSSINSNNNNLVNNNSIVGNGNSNNGSLYMNNNGFEQQQQPSRVVCKMAPIVKHQQQVVVQQQHYGSGSCGAYYEQHNSINNNLVYGKHPPVPPPPIPAKSHAVTQLSKNSNRPNNNNNNNNNGFEICTVTSGGGGKSGPTSTSSTLSTFANKFHKLTANRNSNNNNNSFDGKQNHVNNNNNVHHHQPQPNGHHHQHHHHHAQTTVVVGQPGQPGGGHHNTTLSSPESAYSTGYSSTDGTSPGGCSYTPEYYINIRTGTHYFPKGLTGCSGPAGSGAGAAGAGGGIGGFENGNKFKCGLNRIEERHVEFAVEEQCPSPRKSSGSDLTATTKAISGKGQSSGGTTTTILKNGPSSNNNHNNNGCLSQQQQQQQTQIQQQTLPNAVAMSPVMQKNLGMQHYRSIESPSPRQRCRIRTNPWLSTLDGSLAGTNIKKTELDSGSTTSSGIKSSSGTDDNKKDSKSANALSDSDSSSSTEKVISKKMLTPRSVKKACGDISRLDSKATTYCSNPLDSDEDATLNEMMGKFDESYHYEKETDILSCSDSDPTDCPSDIDTGQDAGDECDTDDLLDLDFIDTGSVVEVTDKEPYRHTGSCSYHNFPERRSSSRHRSGRCKRNSESGGSKRRKKLVRTRKKLAEGGESGSPGGLAGGRGCRSLGGTPVSHRRNQSEERSRERNAPLANRCNSLTFTEVHSLHSRILAISESEKALLKADLEADVKYKQLIHEAESILFSMKTNSMKELKEIKEPPTTICSPRRICNPPANKRVEMLRNCEADLKRELAKTCSQKCAESELNPVEGVIINKRLEVLRYETSISAPNSPKNTRMIPRKTHITNFINQNHCTEVIHRNTENDLKSAKLSLQPQPIYERNIALPKSPTLTRRRFRSQSPKLNIESDSDSDELSRNLDRNSHSKNKSHKENLSTSTTSSRKSITGKPLNNFRHTIHVGGSSTPGEDKPPTSAVVYSSSFNEGDMKQQQRLMHKSPLMSFRSVDMGNTLTDDSYCPQSEPLKRKIYTCSATFEKIQRSLDVDPELSKKALLHKITLLRRERLAKSKAENACHHPGLEPSSASSAQSVTPSNGDAERNGAKNGELSLLNGEXRVGLKQQLIMSTLADIKRSLEDQSVELNELNDSDN; encoded by the exons ACAACAAGCCGCCGTGGCTGGCAATCGCCGAACCAGGACCAGTTGCCGTCGCTTTCGCCACGATCCGACGACTATCGCCAGTACCAATATCAGCAACAGCAAAACCAACAGCACCACCAACACTACCAACTACAGCAGCAACAGCTCCAAAGTCCTGCTCCGATTTACGGCAACGGAACACTCCCGTCGGGAAGTGGCGGCGGCTACAAGCTAAGCAGCAACGGGTACATTCCTAATCAGAACCACCAGCAGGGTATGAGCTCCTCACCGAGAAGCATCACCAGGGACGGCTTCAGGACGCTTGAAGCAGGGGGAAACTACTCGAAGAGTGTTGACAGTGGGAATTTCTCGACCGCCATGTACGGGATTAAGGAGGAAGGATACCGGAAGTCGTCCGGCGGTGGTGGTTCCGGAGTGATTTCCTCGGGGAATGTGATGGTCAACACGTTGAACTACTCGACGGCAACTAGTTCGAGCAATGAGTTGTTGGAGGATTTGCAGCACATTGAGGCGAATCGGTTGAAACGAGGCCAGCATACGAAGATTAGTTCCAGCTCGTCGAGTTCCATCAACTCGAACAACAACAACTTGGTGAACAACAACAGTATTGTTGGTAATGGGAACAGTAACAATGGCAGCTTGTACATGAACAACAACGGATtcgagcaacagcagcagccgtCACGTGTTGTTTGCAAAATGGCGCCAATTGTCAAACATCAACAGCAGGTGGTGGTTCAGCAGCAGCATTACGGAAGCGGAAGCTGTGGAGCGTATTACGAGCAGCACAACAGTATCAATAACAATTTAGTGTACGGCAAACATCCCCCGGTTCCCCCACCGCCGATTCCGGCCAAGAGCCACGCCGTGACACAGCTGTCAAAGAACAGTAATCgccccaacaacaacaataacaataacaacaatGGCTTCGAAATCTGCACCGTCACCAGTGGAGGTGGTGGCAAGAGTGGCCCAACCAGCACCAGCTCCACGCTGTCAACCTTCGCCAACAAGTTCCACAAATTGACTGCGAAtcgcaacagcaacaacaacaacaactcttTCGACGGCAAGCAGAACCAcgtgaacaacaacaacaacgtgcACCATCATCAACCTCAACCCAACGGTCACCATCACCAGCATCATCATCACCACGCTCAAACAACGGTGGTGGTGGGACAGCCGGGCCAACCGGGAGGAGGTCATCACAACACGACGCTGTCCTCGCCGGAGAGTGCTTACTCGACCGGATACTCGTCCACCGATGGGACGTCACCCG GTGGCTGCTCGTACACGCCCGAGTACTACATCAACATCCGGACGGGGACCCACTACTTCCCCAAGGGACTGACGGGATGCAGCGGCCCGGCAGGAAGTGGTGCTGGTGCTGCTGGGGCAGGCGGTGGCATCGGTGGATTCGAGAACGGCAACAAATTCAAATGTGGCCTGAACCGAATCGAGGAACGGCACGTCGAGTTTGCGGTCGAGGAG CAATGTCCCTCGCCGAGGAAAAGCTCCGGCAGCGACCTGACCGCGACGACAAAAGCCATCTCCGGGAAGGGCCAGTCTTCCGGTGGCACAACGACAACTATTCTAAAGAATGGacccagcagcaacaacaatcacAATAATAATGGTTGCTTatcacaacagcagcagcagcagcagacgcAGATTCAGCAGCAGACGTTGCCAAATGCAGTCGCGATGAGTCCCGTCATGCAGAAGAACCTCGGAATGCAGCACTATCGGAGCATTGAAT CCCCTTCCCCACGCCAACGCTGTCGCATCCGGACGAACCCGTGGCTTTCAACGCTGGACGGATCGCTGGCCGGTACGAATATCAAGAAAACGGAACTGGACTCCGGCTCGACGACCTCCTCCGGCATCAAATCCAGCAGCGGCACCGATGACAATAAGAAGGACTCCAA GTCCGCGAACGCCCTGTCCGATTCGGATTCGAGCTCCTCGACGGAGAAGGTCATCAGCAAGAAGATGCTGACGCCGCGGAGCGTCAAGAAGGCCTGCGGGGACATTTCCCGGCTGGACAGCAAGGCCACCACGTACTGCTCGAACCCGCTGGACAGCGACGAGGACGCGACGCTGAACGAGATGATGGGCAAGTTTGACGAAAGTTACCACTACGAGAAAGAGACTGATATTTTGAG CTGCAGCGACTCCGACCCGACGGACTGCCCGTCGGACATCGACACCGGTCAGGACGCCGGGGACGAGTGCGACACCGATGACCTGCTAGATCTGGACTTTATCGACACCGGTTCGGTGGTGGAGGTGACAGACAAGGAGCCATACAGGCATACCGGTAGCTGCTCGTACCACAACTTCCCGGAGCGCCGGTCTTCTTCGAGGCATCGATCTGGGCGGTGCAAACGGAACAGCGAAAGTGGTGGCTCCAAGCGGCGAAAAAAGCTCGTCAGGACGCGGAAGAAGTTGGCGGAGGGTGGGGAATCGGGAAGTCCTGGTGGGTTGGCAGGGGGTCGAGGTTGTAGGAGTTTGGGAGGTACGCCGGTGTCGCACCGGAGAAACCAGTCGGAGGAACGGAGCCGGGAGAGAAATGCTCCGTTGGCGAATCGGTGCAACTCGTTGACGTTCACAGAGGTGCACTCGCTTCATAGCAGGATCTTGGCTATTTCCGAAAGTGAGAAGGCGCTGTTGAAGGCTGATTTGGAGGCGGACGTCAAGTACAAGCAGTTGATCCACGAGGCCGAATCGATTCTGTTCTCGATGAAGACCAACAGCATGAAAGAGTTGAAGGAGATCAAGGAACCACCGACGACGATCTGCAGTCCGAGGAGGATTTGTAACCCGCCGGCGAACAAACGGGTCGAAATGTTGCGCAACTGTGAGGCAGATCTTAAGCGAGAACTGGCCAAAACCTGCTCGCAGAAGTGTGCGGAAAGTGAACTCAACCCTGTTGAAGGAGTGATCATCAACAAGCGGCTCGAAGTTCTGCGCTACGAAACCTCAATATCCGCACCAAACAGCCCCAAGAACACCCGAATGATCCCGCGCAAGACCCACATAACCAACTTCATCAACCAAAACCACTGCACGGAAGTAATTCACCGTAACACCGAAAACGACCTCAAAAGTGCCAAGCTATCACTCCAACCCCAACCGATCTACGAGCGGAACATCGCCCTCCCAAAATCCCCAACCCTCACCCGCCGTCGGTTCCGCAGCCAAAGTCCCAAGCTGAACATCGAGTCCGACTCGGACTCGGACGAGCTCAGTCGCAACCTGGACCGCAACTCCCACTCCAAGAACAAATCCCACAAGGAGAACCTCTCAACCTCGACCACTTCTTCGAGAAAAAGCATTACAGGGAAACCGCTCAACAACTTCCGGCACACGATCCACGTTGGCGGCAGTTCCACACCCGGTGAGGACAAACCGCCAACGTCCGCCGTAGTCTACTCCAGCTCGTTCAACGAGGGAGACatgaagcagcagcagcggttGATGCACAAGTCTCCGCTGATGTCGTTCCGGTCGGTCGATATGGGCAACACGCTAACGGACGATAGCTACTGTCCACAGAGTGAGCCGCTGAAGCGGAAGATCTACACGTGCAGTGCGACGTTCGAGAAGATTCAGCGCAGCTTGGACGTGGATCCGG AACTCTCCAAGAAAGCTCTGCTACACAAGATAACGCTGCTACGCCGCGAGCGCCTGGCAAAATCCAAAGCTGAAAACGCGTGCCACCACCCGGGACTCGAACCATCGTCAGCTTCATCAGCGCAAAGCGTAACTCCGTCTAACGGCGACGCGGAACGTAACGGAGCCAAAAACGGCGAGCTTTCGCTGCTCAACGGAGA GCGAGTCGGACTTAAGCAGCAGCTGATCATGAGCACGCTCGCAGACATCAAGCGAAGTCTCGAGGATCAGAGCGTCGAGCTGAACGAGCTCAACGATTCCGATAATTGA